Genomic segment of Patescibacteria group bacterium:
TAACTTCTCAAATACGGCCGGGAAGCGCTTGGCTAATTCACTCATACTTTTACGATCTAACTCAATTTTTTGTTCGCGTAATTTAGCGCGGAGTCGGCTATAGGTGATACCGAGTGGACGACTACCGGCATTAATACTCACGGCCCAATTGGCTTTCATTAAACGTTTTTTCTGACGGCGTCCACGATAGGCATTAACACCAGCTCGAGTAACAGCGGTTTTAGCTAAACGAATGCGGTTTTTTCGACCCCATTTAAAACCCTTAGCTCTTTTTAATAGATTGTGGCGGCGTTTGACATGAGCAACACCTCTTTTTACGCGTGGCATATTGATTCAAATATAAATTAATT
This window contains:
- the rplT gene encoding 50S ribosomal protein L20 is translated as MPRVKRGVAHVKRRHNLLKRAKGFKWGRKNRIRLAKTAVTRAGVNAYRGRRQKKRLMKANWAVSINAGSRPLGITYSRLRAKLREQKIELDRKSMSELAKRFPAVFEKLVQSL